A genomic stretch from Acropora palmata chromosome 13, jaAcrPala1.3, whole genome shotgun sequence includes:
- the LOC141863492 gene encoding uncharacterized protein LOC141863492 — MLTCTSTTAVHICQMVLVTELLGWCLACIKWMSSSIRNINFLFCKLQVQELGLQSSYTHDRGTHLYIKKIMALPFLPEEEIEPMFQRLQRQASEPLQQFTEYVNNTWINGTWGPYDWTAFKKAIRTNDVEGWHNALNRRASGRGQLPLYLLIKFLHKEATLTALQIRLVSERKLKRIQRRKYRELQAKLFELWDQYEAKERSAKRLLKAFSHLNGPRES, encoded by the exons ATGTTGACTTGTACATCCACAACTGCAGTACACATATGCCAAATGGTGCTTGTTACAGAACTTTTGGGATGGTGCTTAGCATGTATAAAATGGATGTCGTCTTCAATAAGGAACATAAACTTTCTATTCTGCAAATTGCAG GTGCAAGAACTCGGCCTTCAATCATCGTATACTCATGACCGTGGTACACACTTATACATTAAAAAGATAATGGCGCTGCCTTTCCTGCCTGAAGAAGAGATTGAACCCATGTTTCAACGGCTTCAACGACAAGCTTCGGAGCCTCTGCAACAGTTCACAGAGTACGTAAACAATACCTGGATCAACGGCACGTGGGGACCCTACGACTGGACCGCATTTAAGAAAGCCATCCGCACCAACGATGTTGAAGGCTGGCATAATGCACTCAACCGCCGAGCCTCTGGACGAGGACAGCTGCCATTGTATTTACTGATAAAGTTCCTACACAAAGAAGCTACACTTACCGCCCTCCAGATCCGCCTCGTTTCAGAgaggaaattgaaaagaattcagCGACGCAAGTACCGCGAGCTGCAGGCGAAACTGTTCGAACTTTGGGACCAGTATGAAGCGAAAGAACGATCAGCCAAACGTTTGCTGAAAGCATTCTCCCACCTCAATGGACCGAGGGAAAGTTAA